The following is a genomic window from Catenulispora sp. MAP5-51.
CACCTTCACCGCCCGCGTCATCGCCTCGACCGGCGCCGACCTGGCCGCGGCCGTGACCGGCGCGCTGGGCTCGCTGTCCGGCCCGCTGCACGGCGGCGCGCCGTCCCGGGCCCTGGACACCCTGGACGAGATCGGCACCCCCGACAAGGCCGAGGACTGGGTCCGCGCGCAGGTGGAGGCCGGGTCGCGGATCATGGGATTCGGCCATCCGGTCTACCGCACGGACGACCCGCGCTCGATCATGCTGCGCGGCGTCGCCCAGCGCCTGGACGGGGACCTGGTGGACTTCGCGGTGGCGGTCGAGGAGCACGTGCTCAAGGCCCTCGCCGAGCTGAAGCCCGGCCGCCAGCTCTACACGAACGTCGAGTTCTACGCCGGCGTGGTCATGGAGCTGTCCGGTGTCCCGCGCGACATGTTCACCCCGACGTTCGCCACCTCCCGGGTGATCGGCTGGTGCGCGAACATCCTGGAGCAGGCCCAGGACTCGAAGATCATCCGGCCCGCGGCCCACTACGCCGGCGTGCCGGCGCCGCAGCCGCTGCCGGAGGACTGACGATCCGCCGGAGGGTCGGCGGTTTATGACGGCGTGACGGCGTGACGGCATGACAGCCAGGGTTCGGAATCCCTCAGGGAATCCGGACCCTGATCGCGTCTTCGGGCCGTCTTCAGGCCGTCTTCAGGCCGCCGGCTCCCACAGCTCGATCCGGTTCCCCTCCGGATCGGTGACCCAGCCGAACCGCCCGACGCCTTCCATCTCCTGGACCTCGTCGGCGACGTCGGCGCCCTTGTCCCGCAGTTGCTGAAGCATCGCCGCGACATCGCGGACGCGGAAGTTGAGCATCACCTGCTGCGTCCGCGACCCGAAGTAGTCGGTCTCGGCCTCGAAGGCCGCGAACACCGTCGGCCCGGCCTGCGGCTGCCACAGGCCGTTCTCGTCGAGGTCCAGGCCCAGGCAGTCGCGGTACCAGGCGGTCTGGGCCGCCGGATCGGCGCTGCGCAGGAAGTATCCACCGATCCCGAGCACTCTTTCCATGGCGCCATCCTGCCAGCGGCTCACCCACAAGCGGTGGAACGGCTCACCGGGTGACTGGGTCACCGCAGCACTGGCTCACCGGCGCATCGGCTCACGGGCCGCCGGCTCACTGGCTGCCCACCGGCTCACTGGCCCACCGCCGCGGCGCGTCAGGACCGCTTGCGCCGCCGGCGCCGCCCGACGTTCACCGCCACGTTGATCACCATGATCCCGGCCCAGGCCACCGGCACCACCGCGGGCGTCGAGTTCGGTCCGCTGCAGGCCATGGTGACGGCGGTGCCGGCGGCCAGCGAGCCCAGCGCGGTCCAGCGCGCGGTCACCGCGTCGGCGATCTCGCCCTCGTCGCGGCGCCGGGAGCCCGACTCCGCCGCGCCCGCGCCGCCGGTGCGGGCCAGCACCTCGGAGTCGATCCGGCGCTGCATCCGGTCCGCCAGCGAGGCCGCGATCTCGTGCTCGTAGTCCGGCCCCAACTCCTTGCGGGCCGCCAAAGCCGCCGCGATCTCCTGCGGGGTCAGCTCGTCGACAGTCATGGCATGACGATATATCGCGGACGCTTCGGGGGAATCAGCCTGGCGAGTGACATACCAGAGGATGACGGTCTCCTCATCGAGGCGGATCGGACTCAGGGGCTTAAGGGCTCATCAGGGCCCTCCGACGGTGATCAGGACCGGAATTCGCTCGACCTCGTTATAGGAAATCCTGCGCGCTACTGGCCCGCCAGGGGGCACCCCGCAGGTAAAGTCACGGGGAGAGCTCAGTTCACACTGCGAGGAGTCGTGTAGTGAACACCCAGATCCCGCCCCGCCGCCCATTGCGCATCGCGAATTCATCGGGGTTCTACGGCGATCGTCTGTCCGCGGCCAGGGAGATGGTGGACGGCGGTCCGATCGACGTCCTCACCGGCGACTATCTGGCCGAGCTCACTCCCCTGTTGCTGCACAAGGCCCGCGAGCGCGGCGGCCCCGGCTACGCGCGCTCGTTCCTGGCGCAGATGAACCAGGTGCTCGCCTCCTGCCAGGAGAAGGGGATCAAGGTCGTCACCAACGCCGGCGGCCTGGACCCGGCGCGGCTGGCCGAGGACCTCCGGGCCCTGATCGCGCATCTGGGCCTGCGACTGAAGGTCGCCCACATCGAAGGTGACGACCTGCTGCCGCAGCTGGCCGAGCTGCGCGCCAAGAACGTGCCCTTCGAGAACCTGGACACCGGCGAGCCCTTCCGCGACGCGGACGTTCCGGTCTCTGCCAACGCCTACCTGGGCGCCTGGGGCATCGCCGCGGCGTTAGCCGGCGGCGCGGACATCGTCGTCTGCGGCCGGGTCACCGACGCCTCGCTCGTCGTGGGCCCGGCCGCTTGGTGGCACGGCTGGGACGGCGACGACTGGGACGCCCTGGCCGGCGCGGTCGCCGCCGGGCACGTCATCGAGTGCGGCCCGCAGTGCACCGGCGGCAACTACTCCTTCCTGGACGAACTGCCCGACACCCGCGTCCCCGGCTTCCCGATCGCCGAGGTGGCCCACGACGGCTCCGCGGTGATCACCAAGCACCCGGGCACCGGCGGCGTGGTCTCGGTCGGCACCGTCACGGCGCAGCTGCTCTACGAGATCGAGGGCCCGGCCTATACGAACCCTGACGTCACCGCGCACTTCGACACCCTGCGCCTGACCCAGCAGGCCCCGGACCGGGTCGAGATGCGCGGCGCCAAGGGCATGACCGGCCCGCACAAGCTGAAGGTGGCGTTCAACTACCGCGGCGGCTTCCGCAACTCCGTCACGCTGGGCGTCACCGGCCTGGACATAGAGGCCAAGGCGGGCCTGGCCGAGGCGCAGATCTTCGACACCCTCGGCGGACGCGGCCGCTTCGCCTCGGTGGACGTGCGGCTGCAGCGCAGCGACAAGCCGGCCGAGCAGGCCCGCACCGACGAGGAGGCCACCGCCTACCTGCACATCACGGTCAAGGACCCGGACCCGGACAAGGTCGGGCAGGCCTTCACCGGCGCGGTGACCAGCCTGGCATTGGCCGGCTATTCCGGGTTCCACCCCACCACGCCGCCCACCCGCGAGGTCGAGTACGGCGTCTACTGGCCGACCCTGATCCAGGACCGCCACGTGGACCACATCGCGGTGATGCCCGACGGCGAGCGCGTGGAGATCCAGCCGTGCCGCCGGCCGATGGGAACGGCGCTGCACTTGGACGCCGCGCGGCCGATCGAGCCGTTCTTCTCCGACGGGATGAAGCGGCTGGCCCCGCTCGGGCTGGTCTGCGGCGCGCGTTCGGGCGACAAGGGCGGCAACGCCAACGTCGGGCTGTGGACCCGCACCGACCGGGCCTTCGCCTGGCTGCGCGAGACGCTGGACGCCGAGACGTTCCAGAAGCTGGTGCCGGAGTCCTGCGACCTGCGGGTGGAGCGCTTCGAGCTGCCGAACCTGCGCGCGGTGAACTTCGTCGTGTACGGCATGCTCGGGGAGGGTGTGGCCTCCTCGACGCGGGCCGATCCGCAGGCCAAGGGGCTCGGGGAGTTCGTGCGGTCGCGGCTGGTGATGGTGCCGGTGGAGTTTTTGAACGGGTGAGGGGGCGGGGTCCTGAGCGGTTGAGGGCCACGGGCTCCTGAGCGGCTGAGGGCGGCGGGCTCCTGAGCGGCTGAGGGCGGCGGGCTCCTGAGCGGCTGAGGGCGGCGGGCTCCTGAGCGGGTCGGGGCGCCGGACTAGGATCGGATCATGCGCTATCGTCACCTCGGCAATTCCGGCCTGCTCGTGTCCGTCGTCGGCCTGGGCTGCAACAACTTCGGCGGCCGCCTGGACGTGGCCGGCACCCGCCGCGTCGTGGACGCCGCCATCGAGGCCGGCATCACCCTGCTGGACACCGCGGACATGTACGGGCAGAGCAAGTCCGAATCCTTCCTCGGCGAGGTCCTGGAGGGCCGCCGGGACCAGGTGGTCCTGGCCACCAAGTTCGGACATCAGGGCTATGACATGGGCTACCCCCCGGCGGCCGGCGCGAAGGGCGGCCGGGCCTACATCCGGCGCGCCGTCGAGGCCTCGCTCAAGCGCCTGCGCACGGACTACATCGACCTGTACCAGCTCCACACCCCGGACCCGGCCACCCCGATCGCCGAGACCATCTCGGCCCTGGACGACCTGGTCCGCGAGGGCAAGGTCCGGTACCTGGGCAACTCCAACTTCGCCGGCTGGCAGATCGCCGAGGCGCACTACGTCGCCGAGCAACTGAACGCCACCCCCTTCATCTCGGCCCAGAACCACTGGTCGCTCCTGGTCCGCGACGCCGAGACCGAAGTCGTCCCGGCCGCCGAGCGCTTCGGCCTGGGCGTCCTGCCCTACTTCCCCCTGGCCAACGGCCTGCTCACCGGCAAGGTCCGCCGCGAGACCGGCATCCCCGCCGACGCCCGCCTGGCCGGCCGGCCGAGCTGGGTCACCGAGGACCGCCTGGACAAGGTCGAGGCCCTGATCGCCTGGGCCGAGAAGCACGGCCGCAGCATCCTGGAGGTCGGGATCGCGGGCCTGGCAGCGCAGCCGGGCTGCGCATCGGTGATCTCCGGAGCCATGTCGCCGGAACAGGTCCAGGCCAACGCCGCTGCCGGGGACTGGGTGCCGAGCCGCGAGGAGCTGGCGGAGATCGATGCGATCGTGCCGGCGGGGGGTGGGGAGTAGGCGCGGTTTGGTTGTGCCCCTCGTTTCGCGTTGGCGGCCGGGGGCTGGCGCTGCGCAAGGGCGCGCACAGGGCCGAGTCACTGCGCACGCGTCATTGCTGGCGGGTGTCTGCCGCGTTTGGGCAAGGAGCCCTCTGTGGGATGCGGGATCCACCTGTACACCGTGGTCGACACCCGCATGAATCACCTCTTGTCAGCCTCCTGTGATCACTGGGGCTGACAGCCCCGAGCCCTCGAGCCCCCGGTCCTCGACGTTCCGCAGCCCTCTCGCGTTCCTTGAACATTCAGCCGTTTCGCGGGTGAGCGCCAAGTGGCGGGGGTAGGTTCCTCCGGAATCAGGTGCGGTCCGGCAGAGGGAGGAGCGGATGGATACCACCGTCGCGGTGAGGGGACGCGGTATCACCAAGGTTTTCGGTGATGTCGTCGCGCTCGATCATGTCGATGTGAGCATGGCGAAAGGCCAGATCCACGGCTTGGTCGGCCCGAACGGTGCCGGCAAGACCACGCTTCTGGGGCTGTTGTTGGGGTTGGCCGTCGCCGATCAGGGGACGCTGGAGATCTTCGGGGCGCCGGTGGGGCGGGCGTTGGCCGCACCGGATGGGGTCTCAGGGTTCGTGGACGGGCCGGGTCTGTATCCGACGCTCACCGCCAAGCAGAACCTCGCCGCGCTCGTCGCGCTGCGGCATCGGGATGCGCCGAGCACCGGGGTCGACGAGGCGCTGGAGCAGGTCGGGCTGAGCGCGGTGGCCGATGACAAGGTGCGCGGGTTCTCGTTGGGGATGCGGCAACGGTTGGGTTTGGCCGCTGCGTTGCTGACCAAGCCGCGGCTGCTGGTGCTGGACGAGCCGGCCAACGGTCTGGACCCGGCGGGCAAGAAGCACGTGCACGGGGTGCTCAACCGGTTGGCGGCCGACGGTGCCACGGTCATTCTGTCCAGCCACCGTATGGACGATCTGGAAGCGCTGTGCTCCGAGGTCACCATCCTGTCGACCGGACGCGTGGTGTTCTCCGGGCCCCTGAACAAGCTCTCCGACGAGAACCGGGAGCTGGACTACCGGCTGCGTGTCTCCAACACCGCCGACGCGCGCACGGTCGCGGCCGGGACGCCTGGGGTCGGCATCGTCGAAGGCTCCGACACCGTCGCACGCGGCGACACCGAGGTCATCGTCGTCCGGGGGCAGGTCGCGGCGATGGATGAGCTCGTGGCCCGCATCGTGCGCGCGGACATAGCGCTGCGCGAGCTGGCGCCGGTTGTCTCGCCGTTGGAAGCAGCCTTCCTCGCGCTGACCGAGCAGACCGCGGAGAAGCCTGGGGAGAGGCACACAGAGCAGCCCGCCGAGAAGGCAGAAGAAAAGGCGGCAGAGAAGTCCGCCCCCGCGACCAGCCAGCAGGAGGCCGGCCGATGACCGCCACCGTCACCGACAACCCCGCGCCCGCCCCCGAGGCCGAGATTCCGGTCGCTCGTCCGGTCCCGGTCTCCCGTGTCCTGCGCTTCGAGCTGACCAAGCAGTTCTCCGCCTGGCGTGTTCGGCTGCTGATTCTGCTGTGCTGGCTGGGGCCGGGCCTTCTGGTCTTCGCGATCGACCAGCAGAGCACCTTGCCCTCCGACACCCTGTTCGGCCGCTGGATGCACGCCACCGGGTGGGCCGGATCGCTGGTGGCGCTGGGCTTCTGCGGGACGTGGGGCCTGCCGCTGATCACCTCCGTGGTGGCCGGTGACGTCTTCGCCTCCGAGGATCGGCTGGGCACCTGGCGGCACCTGCTCATCGCCATCCGCTCGCACCGCCGCATCTTCGCGGCCAAGGCCGTCGCCAGCCTCACCGTGATCCTGCTGCTGGTCGCGGGGCTGGCGTTCTCCAGCATCCTGGGCGGCCTGCTCGCCGAGGGCAACAACCCGCTGGTCGGCCTGGACGGCCACAGCCTGGCGGGCGGGGACGCCGGCGGCAAGGTCCTGCTGGCCTGGGTCAGCGTGCTGGCGCCGACGCTGGCGCTGGCCGCGATCGGGCTGCTCGGCTCGATCGCCCTGGGGCGCTCGCCGATGGGCCTGCTGCTGCCGATGATCGTCGCGCTGGGCATGCAGACCGCGCAGATGCTGCCGCTGCCGGTGGCCGTCCGCCTGGCCCTGCCCGGCTACGCCTTCATCTCCTGGAACGGCCTGTTCACCGACCCCCAGCAACTCCAGCCCCTGCTGATCGGCATCGCCGTCAGCCTGGTCTGGGCCGTCGTCGCCACCGTCCTGGCCTACCTGCTGTTCCTGCGCCGCGACTTCACCAACCTCACCAACGACGGCGCCGGACGCAGGGTCCTGACCCTGGGCGTTCTGCCGCTTGCCGGCGTCCTGGCCGCGACCATGGGCGTCGTCGCCGTCGCGACCGGTGCCGGCGGTTCGGGGATCAACCAGGACAAGGTCCAGAAGTCGGTGGCCACCGCCTTCGCGCACCTCTATGTGCTGCAGGAGTCGGAGATGCACCGGCCGCCGCTCAGCGAACCGCAGTTGCACAGCTCCGCGTCGTGCCTGAAGAGCGAGGGCATCGGCACGCAGGAGGGCTCGGGCAACGACTGGCGCTGCACGGTCTCCTGGAACGTCCCGGGCGACAACATCACCGCGCAGGCGATCTACCAGCTCGACGTCACCGCGAACGGCCGCTACGTCGCCGACGGCGACGGCCCGCAGGAGGTCAACGGCTACTTCCTGATCGTCGCCAACGGCACCACGGTCTCCAACCCGCTGTGGCAGTTCGACGGCAACGTCGATCTGCTTGCCGCGCACTGAGCACCGAGGAAAGAAGAACCGGCCGGGTGCGCGAGCACCCGGCCGGTTCTTCTTTCGCTAGAGCATCAGCTCACGTTGACCGACGTGTCGTCGATGACGAACGACGTCTGGTACTCGGAGTCCTCGATCCCGGTGAACTTGAGCGTCACCGTCTGTCCGGCGTAGGCCGACAGGTCGAACGAGTGCAACGAGTACCCGCTGTTGGCGTTGAGGTTCGAGTAGGTGTACATGTTCTTCAACACCGAGCCCGAGCTGCTCAGCAGCTGCAACTGCAACGTGTCGTACTTGGTGCTGGTCGTGGTCTCCGCGGTGTCGATGTGCATGTAGAAGTTGAACTTGTACGTCGTGCACCCCGCCGGCAGCGTCACCGTCTGCGACAGCGTGTCCGTGGTGGACTTGCCCCAGCCGTCGAGCCACGCGTCGTAGGTCCCGGCGTGCGGCGGCTCGGAGGTGCTGCTGTTGATCACCGAGAGCGGGGTGTGCGTCGAGGTCACCGCCCAGGGCGCCGGGTTGGTCTTCCCGTTCTCGAAGCCCGGGTTGCCCAGCAGCTGGCCGGCCGTGCAGCCGGTGCTGCCGGTCGGTGTCGCGCTGACCTCGTTGCTCTGCCCGCCCTCGCCGACGGGGTTCGACGCGGTCACGCGGTAGTAGTAGGTAGTCCCACTGGTCAGCCCAGTATCCGTGCACGTCAAAGTGGTGCCGCTCAGGCCGCTGCAACCGCCCGAGGTCACCAGCGACTCCGTGCCGCTGGAGGTGCCGCGGTAGACGCTGTACTTGGTGAGGGTCTCGCCGCCGGTGCTGGACGGCGCCTGCCAGTTCAGCGTCACCTGGTTGGTGCCGGGCGTGGCCGTCAGGTTCTGCGGCGCGCTGGGCGTCACGCTGCCGACCGGATCGGCGGTGACCGCGACCGTCGAGGTGGCCGAGTTCGCCGGGGACGCGCTGTCCGTCACCGTCAAGGTCGCTGTGTACGTCCCGACCGTGGAGTACGTGTGGCTCGGGTTCTGCGCCGTGCTGACCGCCGAACCGTCACCGAAGTTCCAGCTGTAGTGGTAGGCCGGGGTGCCGCCGGTCGCGGTCCCGGTGAAGTTCACCGCCAGCGGGATCTGTCCCGAGGTCGGCAGGCCCGACGCCGAGGCCGCCAGCGGGTTGCCGACCGCGCTCACGTTCACCGCGACCTGCGAGGTCGCCGTCTTCGCCGGCGAGGAGCTGTCGGTCACCGTCAGCGTCGCGGTGTAGGACCCCGAGGAGCTGTAGGTGTGGCTGGGGCTCTGCGAGGTGCTCGACGAGCCGTCGCCGAAGTTCCAGCTGTAGGTGTACGGCGCCGTGCCGCCGGTGGCCGAGCCGGTGAAGTTCACCGCGAGCGGTGCGTTGCCCGTGGTGGGGGACGCCGTGGCCGAGGCCGACAGCGGGGTCGAGCCCTGCACCCAGAAGTCCTCCAGCGGGTCGCCGAGGGCGGCCTGGTCGTTGGTGGTCATCGGGAAGGTGTTCAGGCCGATGTTGTCGTTCGGGTCGATGATGCCGGCCTTGACGTTCTGCATCGTCCGTTCCATCGCCGCGATCACGTTGTTGGTCGTGTAGGCGACGTGGCTGACGTACCCCTGCTTGACGTACTGCGACGGGCCGATGACGACCAGCGGCACCCGGTAGGTGTTGCTGACGTGGTCCGTGCCGTTGTTGCCGTTCTGGGTGTCGTCCTCGGTGACGATGATCAGGGTGTTGTTCTTGTACGTCGCGTTGTTCTCGATCGCGTTCACCACGTTGTTGGTCGCGGTGTCGTTGCCGGGGATGTCCTGGTACGTGCCCGGGTGGTCGTTGAACAGCTCGACGTAGCTGTAGGCCGGCAGGCCGTTGGTGTTGACGAAGTTGATGTAGTCGTTCGCCACGGTGCTGTCGGGGATGCTCTGGTTGGAGCAGGTGTACTCGTTGTAGTGCAGCTCCTCCGGGATGCTGGTGCCCGGACGGTTCGGCGGCAGGACCTCGAGCTTGCCGTCGGCCGGGTTCTTCCAGTAGCCCGAGCCGCTGCTGAGCATCCAGTAGAAGTCACCGTTCATGACGAACGTGTACGGGCTGCTGCCGCTGCCGGTGCCGGTCGGCGCCGTGCAGGCGTTGGTGCCCTCGTCCGTGGGACCGTTGGTGTTGCTCAGGAAGCGGTCGAACTGCGTCCCGTTGGACGGGTACGACTGCTGCTGGGAGCTGGACTGCGACTGGGCCGAGAACAGCCACCAGTGGTTGGGGCCCGACGGCGGCTGCGTGCCGGTGCTGTAGGAGTCCGACAGCGCGTAGGTCTTGGCCAGGCTGTGCAGGTCCGGCACCGAGCTGATGTGGTTGGTGCTCTCCACCTGGCCGTTGCAGCCGGCCTGGATGGTGGTGGCGCAGTCGCCCAGGTAGTCGTCGAACGTGTGGTTCTCGCGGTAGACGATGACGAAGTGCTGGAACGGCGGGAAGTAGGGAGCCAGCGGGTTCACCGCCGCCACCGGCTGCTGGATCGCCGTGGCCGCCTTGCCGTTCGCGGCGGGCTCGTAGGTGATCCGGTTGTTCACCGCGAAGTCGTGCGGCTGCGGGAACTGCTTGTACTCCGCGCCCAGCGCCGCGAACTTGGCGCTGGAACAGTCGAAGTTGTCCGGCTTGTAGGTCTGCGGGCGCTGGCCTACCGGCAGGTTCTTGGCGTTGGTCGGGTCGGTGCTCGGGTTCCACCCGATGAGGGTGCAGGAGCCGGGGCCGGATGTCGGCCTCTTGCTCTCCAGACCCTGTGCGGCTCCGGTTATCCCGCCCACTATGAGGGCGAGGAACGCGGCGCCGGCGATCCAACGTTTCCGTCTGATCATTGATGCTCCCTGATTGGGGGATGTGGGGAACGGCGCGAAAGTGGCGACGGTATTGTCTAGGCGAATAAGGGTCCGGACAAGACTTGCCGAGGCACAGAACCCGCTGATAGCGAAGGCTTTCATTCGTCGTTGGTCCACAGTTGGCCTGATCCGCTCCGGCGGCCATCCAACGCGACATATCGCGTTCGGCGTCGTTTCCGGCTACACTGCCCGCATGACCTCCGCGCCCGAAGAGAACCCATTCGTCCCGGTCGTCGTCCCCGCCGCGGGTCCGGCGTCCCCGGACGTGCGCGCCTCCGACGCCGAGCGCGACGAGGTGGCGGCGATCCTCTCCGAGGCCCTGGCCCAGGGCCGGCTGACCAGTGCCGAGCTGGCCGAGCGCATCGACACGGCCTACGCCGCCAAGACCCGCGCCGAGCTGGTCCCGCTCACCGCCGACCTGCCGGCCGACCTGCGCAAGAATCCCTCGGGCCCGATCGCCGCGGTGGAGCGCCAGCAGCTGAACGCGACGTTCAGCAAGGTGATCCGCTCCGGCCGCTGGGTGGCCGGCCGGCACACCGAGGCCACGGCCCGCTTCGGGGCGCTGATCGTGAACCTGGCCGACGCGGTCCTGCCGGGACGGGAGATCACGTTGGACATCAACGCCTTCTGCAGCAAGGCGATCATCACCGTCCCGGAGAACGCCCGGGTGGTCGACGAGGGCGGCGTGCTGTTCGGCAAACGCGTGGTCACCGGCAACGCGCCGGCCGGCGCCGAGGAGGGGCCGCTGATCCGCATCACCGGCAAGTCCGCGTTCAGCAAGATCGTGGTGCACCGCAGCGGCGCGGGCGGCGACGGCGTGAACCCGGCGATCTGGTGGTGGGAGAACCGGCACCAGCGCTGAGCGCTGATATTCGTGAGCGCCGAACGGGCCTATGCGCGAGACTCCCCTGAGCAGAACCAGAACGGGGAACCTTCATGGCCAACACGAACAACCTTCCGCTGCACCAGGTGCGCGCGGACTACGACCGAACCACGATCGTCGTCTACCAGGCCTACCGGGCCGAGATCGCCGAGCCGGCGGTGCGCGCCCAGCGCTTCGTCGAGCCCTTCTCGCTGAACCGGATGACCTGG
Proteins encoded in this region:
- a CDS encoding acyclic terpene utilization AtuA family protein, which codes for MNTQIPPRRPLRIANSSGFYGDRLSAAREMVDGGPIDVLTGDYLAELTPLLLHKARERGGPGYARSFLAQMNQVLASCQEKGIKVVTNAGGLDPARLAEDLRALIAHLGLRLKVAHIEGDDLLPQLAELRAKNVPFENLDTGEPFRDADVPVSANAYLGAWGIAAALAGGADIVVCGRVTDASLVVGPAAWWHGWDGDDWDALAGAVAAGHVIECGPQCTGGNYSFLDELPDTRVPGFPIAEVAHDGSAVITKHPGTGGVVSVGTVTAQLLYEIEGPAYTNPDVTAHFDTLRLTQQAPDRVEMRGAKGMTGPHKLKVAFNYRGGFRNSVTLGVTGLDIEAKAGLAEAQIFDTLGGRGRFASVDVRLQRSDKPAEQARTDEEATAYLHITVKDPDPDKVGQAFTGAVTSLALAGYSGFHPTTPPTREVEYGVYWPTLIQDRHVDHIAVMPDGERVEIQPCRRPMGTALHLDAARPIEPFFSDGMKRLAPLGLVCGARSGDKGGNANVGLWTRTDRAFAWLRETLDAETFQKLVPESCDLRVERFELPNLRAVNFVVYGMLGEGVASSTRADPQAKGLGEFVRSRLVMVPVEFLNG
- a CDS encoding VOC family protein; this translates as MERVLGIGGYFLRSADPAAQTAWYRDCLGLDLDENGLWQPQAGPTVFAAFEAETDYFGSRTQQVMLNFRVRDVAAMLQQLRDKGADVADEVQEMEGVGRFGWVTDPEGNRIELWEPAA
- a CDS encoding aldo/keto reductase; translation: MRYRHLGNSGLLVSVVGLGCNNFGGRLDVAGTRRVVDAAIEAGITLLDTADMYGQSKSESFLGEVLEGRRDQVVLATKFGHQGYDMGYPPAAGAKGGRAYIRRAVEASLKRLRTDYIDLYQLHTPDPATPIAETISALDDLVREGKVRYLGNSNFAGWQIAEAHYVAEQLNATPFISAQNHWSLLVRDAETEVVPAAERFGLGVLPYFPLANGLLTGKVRRETGIPADARLAGRPSWVTEDRLDKVEALIAWAEKHGRSILEVGIAGLAAQPGCASVISGAMSPEQVQANAAAGDWVPSREELAEIDAIVPAGGGE
- a CDS encoding DUF1707 domain-containing protein, which translates into the protein MTSAPEENPFVPVVVPAAGPASPDVRASDAERDEVAAILSEALAQGRLTSAELAERIDTAYAAKTRAELVPLTADLPADLRKNPSGPIAAVERQQLNATFSKVIRSGRWVAGRHTEATARFGALIVNLADAVLPGREITLDINAFCSKAIITVPENARVVDEGGVLFGKRVVTGNAPAGAEEGPLIRITGKSAFSKIVVHRSGAGGDGVNPAIWWWENRHQR
- a CDS encoding ABC transporter ATP-binding protein gives rise to the protein MDTTVAVRGRGITKVFGDVVALDHVDVSMAKGQIHGLVGPNGAGKTTLLGLLLGLAVADQGTLEIFGAPVGRALAAPDGVSGFVDGPGLYPTLTAKQNLAALVALRHRDAPSTGVDEALEQVGLSAVADDKVRGFSLGMRQRLGLAAALLTKPRLLVLDEPANGLDPAGKKHVHGVLNRLAADGATVILSSHRMDDLEALCSEVTILSTGRVVFSGPLNKLSDENRELDYRLRVSNTADARTVAAGTPGVGIVEGSDTVARGDTEVIVVRGQVAAMDELVARIVRADIALRELAPVVSPLEAAFLALTEQTAEKPGERHTEQPAEKAEEKAAEKSAPATSQQEAGR
- a CDS encoding ABC transporter permease, whose product is MTATVTDNPAPAPEAEIPVARPVPVSRVLRFELTKQFSAWRVRLLILLCWLGPGLLVFAIDQQSTLPSDTLFGRWMHATGWAGSLVALGFCGTWGLPLITSVVAGDVFASEDRLGTWRHLLIAIRSHRRIFAAKAVASLTVILLLVAGLAFSSILGGLLAEGNNPLVGLDGHSLAGGDAGGKVLLAWVSVLAPTLALAAIGLLGSIALGRSPMGLLLPMIVALGMQTAQMLPLPVAVRLALPGYAFISWNGLFTDPQQLQPLLIGIAVSLVWAVVATVLAYLLFLRRDFTNLTNDGAGRRVLTLGVLPLAGVLAATMGVVAVATGAGGSGINQDKVQKSVATAFAHLYVLQESEMHRPPLSEPQLHSSASCLKSEGIGTQEGSGNDWRCTVSWNVPGDNITAQAIYQLDVTANGRYVADGDGPQEVNGYFLIVANGTTVSNPLWQFDGNVDLLAAH
- a CDS encoding PKD domain-containing protein — encoded protein: MIRRKRWIAGAAFLALIVGGITGAAQGLESKRPTSGPGSCTLIGWNPSTDPTNAKNLPVGQRPQTYKPDNFDCSSAKFAALGAEYKQFPQPHDFAVNNRITYEPAANGKAATAIQQPVAAVNPLAPYFPPFQHFVIVYRENHTFDDYLGDCATTIQAGCNGQVESTNHISSVPDLHSLAKTYALSDSYSTGTQPPSGPNHWWLFSAQSQSSSQQQSYPSNGTQFDRFLSNTNGPTDEGTNACTAPTGTGSGSSPYTFVMNGDFYWMLSSGSGYWKNPADGKLEVLPPNRPGTSIPEELHYNEYTCSNQSIPDSTVANDYINFVNTNGLPAYSYVELFNDHPGTYQDIPGNDTATNNVVNAIENNATYKNNTLIIVTEDDTQNGNNGTDHVSNTYRVPLVVIGPSQYVKQGYVSHVAYTTNNVIAAMERTMQNVKAGIIDPNDNIGLNTFPMTTNDQAALGDPLEDFWVQGSTPLSASATASPTTGNAPLAVNFTGSATGGTAPYTYSWNFGDGSSSTSQSPSHTYSSSGSYTATLTVTDSSSPAKTATSQVAVNVSAVGNPLAASASGLPTSGQIPLAVNFTGTATGGTPAYHYSWNFGDGSAVSTAQNPSHTYSTVGTYTATLTVTDSASPANSATSTVAVTADPVGSVTPSAPQNLTATPGTNQVTLNWQAPSSTGGETLTKYSVYRGTSSGTESLVTSGGCSGLSGTTLTCTDTGLTSGTTYYYRVTASNPVGEGGQSNEVSATPTGSTGCTAGQLLGNPGFENGKTNPAPWAVTSTHTPLSVINSSTSEPPHAGTYDAWLDGWGKSTTDTLSQTVTLPAGCTTYKFNFYMHIDTAETTTSTKYDTLQLQLLSSSGSVLKNMYTYSNLNANSGYSLHSFDLSAYAGQTVTLKFTGIEDSEYQTSFVIDDTSVNVS